Genomic DNA from Longimicrobium terrae:
AAAGCGACCTGTGCTTCCGCATCCGCGAGGCGGGGTGGAAGGTGGCCACGCATGGATACGAGCGCGACGGCGCCTACGTCCATCAGCTGAGCACCACGTACGGCCGCACGCCCTCCGCCAAGCGGCAGGAGATCGGGCTGCGGAACGGGTCCATCTTCTACGAGCGGTGGAGCGACGCCATCCGCCGGGATCACGCACGCACCCGCAAGACGTGGCTGCGGCGCGCCACGGCGGCGGGATGGGCCTCCACGGCGCGGCAGATCGCGCGGTTCGCGGCGGGGCGGCGGGACGCGCCGTGAGCCGAACCCGCCGCGCGGGGATCGCCGCCGTCTTCGGATACCTGCAGTTCGGGCTGGCGCTGGCCTCCGGAATCCTCGTCGTCCCCTTCGTGCTGGCGAAGGTGGGCGGCGAGGCGTACGGCGTATGGCTGGGCTTCGGCGAACTCGTGGCGTATTCGGCGATGGCGGACCTGGGCGTGCTGGGCGTGCTCCCCTGGCTGATGGCCGAGGCGGACGGCCGCGGCGACCGCGACGAGCTGCGCGGGCTGATCGCGGCGGGAATGGCCGCGGCGGTGCTGGCGGCCGTAGTCTTTGCGGGGCTCGCGCTGGGACTTCTCGCGCTCGCGCCGGGGATCACCGGGGTGAGCCCGGCGCAGCACCACGCGGTCATCGGCCCGCTGATGTGGCTGGTGGCGGGGATGGCGGCCGGCTACCCGGTGCGCGTCTTTCACGCCGCGCTCACCGGGCTGCAGGACGTAAGCTTTCTGGGGATGATGGGAATCGCGCAGGCGGCGCTGAACGTGGCGCTGATGATCGGGATGCTGGCGGCGGGGCAGGGCCTGTACGCGCTGGCCGCCGCGGCCACGATCCCCACGCTCGCCGTCGCCCTCGCCAGCCTGGCGCGGGTGGCGCGGATCGCGCCGGACCTGCTGCGCGGGTGGCGGCTTCCGTCGCGGCGCATGCTGGGGACGCTGACGGGGCAGGGGATCGGATCGTGGACGGCGGGGCTGGGATGGCGGATGATCAGCGCCACCAGCAACCTGGTGATTCTCGCCACCGCCGGGCCCGCCGCGGCCGTCGCCTACTCGCTCACCGCGCGCCTGGGCGACGTGCTGACGCAGATGAGCTGGCAGCTTCCGGACGCCGGCCTCGTGGGCCTCGCGCAGCTGCGCGGAACGGGCGACCGCGAGCGGGTGAACGCCATCGTCGTTTCGCTGTTCCGGCTGACGCTGCTGGGGGCGGGCGCCGTGGCGTGTTCGGTGCTGGCCTTCAATCCCGCGTTCGTGGCGCTGTGGGTGGGCGCGGACCAGTTCGCCGGGCTGGGGACCAACGCCTTGCTGGCGGGCGGCGTGCTGGCGCTGTCGCTGGGGCACGCGGTGTTCGTGACGGCGTCCACGCTGGGCGCGCGGGTGCAGATCGGCGGGGCGTCGCTGGCGCAGGGCGCGGTGCACCTGGGCGCGGCGATCGTGCTGGGGCGGATGTTCGGCGTGGCGGGCGTGGCGGCGGCGGCCATCGTAAGCACGGCGGTGGTGGCGTATCCCGCCGGGGTGCACTGGCTGGCGCGGGGGACGGGGATGTCGCACGGGGAGCTGTGGCGGCGCGCGCTGGGGCCGTGGTTCGCCCGGGCGTCGCTGCTCCTGCTCCTGGGCGCGGCGACAGGGATCGTGGGATGGCGGTCGTCGCCGATGTGGCTGCCGCTGGCCGCGGGGCCGGTGCTGGGCGCGCTCTATCTCTGGTGGATGCGCCCGCTGTACGAGGGCCTGCCACTCCCCGAGCGGGTCCGCCCCGTGCTGATGCGCCTGCGCCTGCTGACCGAGCAGGGCGGATCAGGCGTGCCGCTGCCCTGAGCGCGGCTTCCGCGCGGAAGGCGTCCGCGGCCTCCGCCATCGAACGCCAGCCTCGGCGACTATGCGGGCCGACTACCGGCTCTTCCCCGAGCGCGCGGAGGAACGAGAGCGAATGAATCCGCCGCTCAAACAGCGGTAAGCCCCGACACCGGCTGCTGGCGCATCCGGTTCGGGGCTTCAACTGCTTTGTACCGCGCGATCGCTGCCGTCACCTGCCGCCGGGAGCTGGTCTCCCTTTCTCCCGCGGAGCGGGGGAGAGGGCCGGGGTGAGGGGGCCCTCTCCGACCGCGCAGCACCCTCCAGAACCAAGCTGAGTCGCCGTTCTCCCCTCTCCGTGCGGCTGTTTGCACGGGGAGGGGCCGGGGGAGGGGCCTCCCCGTCCGGCGATAAGCGAATCCTTCCGCTGCACGACCGAACCCGGAATCTCCGCTTTCCGAGTTGCGAACCTGCACGAACTTTCGCCGCAGCGTATCAATTGCTCGCAGCTGTGGCGCGCCGCGGCGGGGCGAAGCTGACGCGGCGGCGCTCGCGCAGGCGGCCGTCGTCCAGCGCGCCCTCCACGATCTCGTATCCCATCAGCGCGAAGACGCGGCCGCGGAGGAAGATGGGACGCGCGTTGCCGTACCAGTCCACGCACGAGGCCACGCATCCATCATCCACCGCGCTCTTCTGATCCGCCACCAGTTCGCCCAGCGCGCGGAACTGGCGGTCGGCGTTGCGCAGGAATAGCACGCCGGCCGAACCCTCGGTCAGCTGCGAATACCCGGATTCGCCTTCACCGCGAAACGGCAGCCCCAGCATCCCGGAATCATCCCCGTCCGCTCGATAAAAGAAGCCGTGGCTGCGCGTCTCTCCCTCGGATGCGTTGCGGCGGACGAAGCGCTGCACGACGGACGGGCGGATGCCCAACCGGATGCCGGTCAGGTACAGGTCCTCCTCGCTGGCGCCCGCGATCACCGCGTCGCGCCCCATCACCTCGATGCGCCCGATGGCGTGCGGCAGCGTGAGCCGCGTGCTCTGGCCGTCCGCGATCCGGACGACCTGCACCGACCCCGCGGCACTCCCCGCCGCGCCCCATCCGCCCCCGGTGCCGTAGAGCAGGTGACTGCCCACGAAGCGGTTCTGCAGCGGGCCATTGTCCTCCACCGGCGGGAGCGGGCGGTAGCGCGACGCGGCCACCTGCCGCGCGCCGGTCCCAAAGGAGGAAACCGGCACGCGCAGCAGCCGCAGCGCGGACGCGCCCCGCTGCGACCGCCACATCCCGTCGCCGCTGCCGTCGCTCGACACAACGACGTTCAGCATGCCGTCCTGCTCCAGGAACGAGAACTGGTCCAGCGGGCTTCCGCGCACCGCCAGCGCGCGCGGCGCCGAGCCGTCCAGCGGCAGGCGGTAGAGCGCGCTTTCCGCGACCGGCCCCCACGAATGCGAGCCGCCGGCCCACACGTATACCGCCGTCGGAGAGACGTAGAAGACGCGCCCGGCCGACCCCAGCACCGCCGTGGACCGGCACTCCACCGGCTGCACGCCCAGCTCGCACGTGGTCACCGTGTGCAGCATCGCGCCGTCATCCGGCACGCGCGGGGCACGGTAGATCCGCGTGGCGGAAAGCGTGCGGCGGTACTCGTCGTCGGTCACGTCCGCGTGCCAGCGGCGCATGGCCGGCATCCAGTCGCCCAGCGGCTCGCCGGCATTCACGTACACGGGAGAGTAGACGACCAGCCGCGTTCCAATCAGCCGGCTCGCGTAGTTCTCGCTGGAGTAGTAGTCGCCCGAACGCAGGGAGTAGGTGTCACGGTGGCGGATGCGCCCGTCCGCGCCGATGCGGAACACCCCCAGCTCCGTTCCCTCGTCCGTGTAGCCGATGACGACGATCTGGTCGCCGGAAATCAGCATCTCGTCATACCAGCCGTCGCCGCCGCCGGGCCGGTACGCATCCACCGCGTCCACCGGGCGCAGGCTGTCGCCGCCGATGGCCAGGGTAAAGAGGCGGCCGCGGCGAAGCACCACGAGGTGGTTTCCGTGCACCTTTACGATGCCGCCCTCATCCACCCCGGCGTGCTGCGTGTTGGTGATGCCTTCCTCTTTCGCCGCACCCGCGACCGCTCCGGTAACGACCACGCTCTCCAGCGCGAGGCCCTGCTCGCAGACACTGAACGAGACGCGGGCGGAGTCACCCGCGTTCATCTCCAGCAGCGTGGTCGTCACACTGTGTCCTATCGCGGCGGCCCGCAGGGCCAGCCGGCCGCCGCCCAGCGCCGTATCGGGAACCTGGAGGCGGAACTCCCCGTCCGTTCCCGTGGTTGCCCCCCAGAGGCGGGCCGGGACGGTAACTCTGGCGCCGGCCACGGCGTTCCCGGACTGGTCCCGCACGCTGCCGGTGATCACCGCCAGTCCATTGGGCGCCGCCACGGTTCCCCGTCCCACCTGCCGGGTTTCGCCGCAGGGGACGGGCGGGGGAGCGGGTGGCTGCGCGGCGAGCCACGCCGCGTGGGCGGCCGCGCGCGCCTTGCTGGCGGAATCCGCGACGATCTGCATGCGCCGCAGATAGGCCGTCAGATCCGTCTCGGAGCGAAAGGGCGTGAGGGTGGCGCCGCGGTCCTGCGCGGCGGCGGGAAGGGTGAGGCAGAGCGCGGCCAGCAGCGGTGCGAACCGGAGTGGTTTCATGGCGGATCGGCGGGTCGGGGTGGCGGGATGTTCCGGTTCAACGCGCGAGGCGGGGCCAATCCGGACAGCGGGCGGAAACAGCAATCTCACACAGAGACGCAGAGACACAGAGAAAGGAAATGGAGAACCGGAATGCGTCTCCCGTCTTTTCTCCTCTGCGGCTCTGCTGCTCTGCGTGAGGATTTTCTTCTCAGGCGACCGCGGCGGCGGCGGCGCGCCCGGCGGTGCGCCCGCTGAAGATGCAGCCGCCCAGAAAGGTGCCTTCCAGCGCGCGGTAGCCGTGCATCCCCCCGCCGCCGAATCCCGCCACCTCGCCCGCCGCGTACAGCCCCGGAACCGGCTGCCCTTCCGCGGACAGAACGCGCGCGGACAGGTCCGTTTCCAGCCCGCCGAGCGTCTTTCGCGTGAGGATGTTGAGCCGTACGGCGATCAGCGGGCCCGCGGCGGGGTCCAGCAGCCGGTGCGGCTTGGCGACGCGGACCAGACGGTCGCCCAGGTAGTTGCGCGCACCGCGGATGGCCGTGATCTGCGCGTCCTTGGCGAACGGGTTGGTCAGCTGCGCGTCGCGCGCCGCCATCTCCCGCTCCAGCGCCGCCGCGTCGATCAGCGGCTGCGGCGTGAGCGCGTTCATCCCGCGCACCAGATCCGCCACCGTGCGCTCCACCACGAAGTCCACGCCCTTCTGCTTGAACGCCTCCACCGGCGGCGGCGCGCCGGGCAGCACGCGCCCCAGCGTCATGCGGATGCTGCGGCCGGTGAGGTCGGGGTTCTGCTCGCTTCCGGACAGCGCGAATTCCTTTTCGATGATCCGCTGCGTCAGCACGAACCAGGTGTAGTCGTAGCCCGTCTTTACGATGTGCTCCAGCGTGCCCAGCGTATCGAACCCGGGAAAGAGCGGCACCGGCAGGCGGCGTCCCGTGGCGTCGATCCACAGCGATGACGGGCCGGGAAGGATGCGGATGCCGTGCATGGGCCAGATGGGATCCCAGTTCTGAATCCCCTCCGTGTAGTGCCACATGCGGTCGCGGTTCACAATGCGTCCGCCGGCGGATTCGGTGATGGCCAGCATGCGCCCGTCCACGTGCGCCGGCACGCCGCTCAGCATCCGCGCGGGCGGCGTGCCCATCCGCGGCGGCCAGTTCTTTCGAACCAGCTCGTGATTGCCGCCGATGCCGCCGGAGGTGACGATCACCGACTGCGCACGGAGTTCGAAGGATCCCACCTCCGTCCGCGAACTGGGCGCGCCGCGGGGGGCGCTGCTGGGCTCCAGCACCTGCCCGTGCACCCCGTCCACCACGCCGCCCGTCATCGACAGGCCATCCACGCGATGGCGGAAGCGGAACGTCAGCCGGCCATCCTTTGCCGCCTGCCGCGCGCGCTGGATGAACGGCTCCACCACGGCCGGCCCCGTGCCCCAGGTGACGTGAAAGCGCGGCACCGAGTTGCCGTGGCCGATGGCGCCGTATCCGCCGCGCTCCGCCCAGCCGACGACGGGAAAGAAGCGGATGCCTCTCTCATTCAGCCACGAACGCTTCTCTCCCGCGGCGAAGTCCACGTACGCCTCGGCCCAGCGGCGCGGCCACGCATCTTCCTCGCGGTCAAAGCCCGCCGTCCCCATCCAGTCACGCAGGGCCAGCTCGCGCGAGTCACGGATGCGCATCCGCCGCTGCTCCGGCGAATCGACCAGAAACAATCCGCCGAACGACCAGAACGCCTGCCCGCCCAGGTTGGCTTCCGGCTCCTGATCCACCACGATCACCCGCTTGCCGGCCCCGGTGATTTCGGCCGCGGCCACGAGCCCGGCCAGGCCGGCGCCTACGATGATGACGTCCGCGTCGTGAGTCATGAAATGCGGTGGATGGCGGGAGTGGATGGGCGGATGTGTTTCGCGGGACCATGCGCGTCCCCAATACTGCATCGGAGAGGGGACGGAGTGCAATCCGCCGCGCCCGGATCTCCGCCCCGACCCGCGCCGGTCCCCGGATTGCAGGGGCGGCGGTCAGCCGTGACGGAAAAGGCTCCGGCTTCGTCTCGCCGGTCCAGGCACGCCGTCACCCCCTGTTCGTGAGCTCATGCCGCACACTCTGGACAACGAATCCGATTCCGCGCACCGCGGCCGCACCGCCGCCCTCGCCGACCGGCTCAAGGAATTTCAATGCGTGGTCACGCGTACGCCCATGCGCTACGCCATTCAGGCGCTGCACGCGCGGGAGTTTTCGCTCGCGCAGGTCAGCACGCTGCTGGCGCTTCGGGAGCGCGGCGCATGGTCCATCGGCGACATGGCGCAGGAGATCGGGCTGAGCCTTGCCGCAACCAGCCAGATGGTGGAGCGGCTGGTACGCGAAGGGCTCGTTCATCGCGAAGAAGACCCCGACGACCGGCGCCGCAAGCACCTGGCGCTCTCGATGCAGGGCGCCGAACTGCTGGAAAGCATTGACCGGGCGTACTTTCAGGCGATGGAAAGCGCATTCCGGCAGGTGCCGCCGGAACTGGTGGACCGGCTGGAAGAGGCACTCGGCGGCGTGATCCGCCACTTTGCCCCTGACGGACCGCCACAGATGGGGTGCTGAGCCGCGGTGGCGTAGCTCCGGCACAATACTTCCAAGGATGAAAGTATCGGGTCTGTTCAAGGCCTGATCTTTTCCGCGTCCCGCTCCATCGCGGCGCGCCGTTCCGCCCCGCGGTCCCGGGTGGAAGGCGCGCTCCGGCCGTTGATCCACCGGTGCCGGCGGGTGGAGCGGAGTGACAAGCGCGGGCCTGTTCCGGGTGCCGAGACATCCGCAAGGAAGCCGATTGATGCCGTACACGTTCTGGAAACGGCGCGCCCTGCCGCTGGTGCTGGGGGCCGTATGCACGCTTTCCGTTCCGCTCGCCGCGCAGACCGGCGAGCCGCGACCCCTTTCCCTTCGCGACGCGCTGGCCCGCGCCGCCGCCAGCAGCGAGGCCGTGGCCGTCGCGCGCGGCGGCATCACGGGCGCGCGCGGCCAGCGCATTACCGCGCGGGCGCAGCGGCTGCCGCAGATCAACAGCAACTTCAGCTACACGCGCACGCTCATCAGCCAGTTCCAGAGCGCGGCGGGCGGCGGGGCGGGGAGCGACACCACCGCGGCGCCGCCGCCGGAGTGCGCCACCCCCTTCATGCCCGACAGCACGCTCCCGCTGGAAACGCGCATCGCGCGGCTGGAGCAGGCGCTGCTCTGCCCGGCGGCGGGGCTGGGCGGGCTGGGCGGATTCGACATCAGCCGCGCCGGGTTCGGCAGCACCAACGCGTACCAGGTGGGCTTTTCCCTCAACCAGCCCATCTACACCGGCGGGCGCATCGGCGCGCAGAACCGCATCGCGGACGCGTCGCTCGCCACGGCGGAGCTGGAAGTGACGGCGCAGAGCGCGCAGGTCGTCGTCGACGTGGCGCAGAGCTACTACGACGCCCTGCTGAGCGCGCGGCTGCTGCAGATCGCCGAATCGTCCCTCGCCCAGGCGGAGCAGACGCTGCGGCTGAGCGAGCTGGGATTTCAGGTGGGCGACAAGGCGGAGTACGACGTGCTGCGCGCCCGCGTGGCCCGCAACAACCAGCGCAACGGCGTGGTGCAGGCGCGCAGCAACCGCGACATCGCCTTCTTTCGATTGAAGCAGCTGCTGGATCTGCCGCTGGACGAGACGGTCGTCCTCACCACCCCGCTCAACGACGAAATCGCCGCGACGGGGGTGACGGAGTACATCGAGCCCGGCGCGGCGGACACGACGGCGTCGGCGCGCGTGCCGGTGCGGCAGGCGGAGCAGGCCATGCGCATCCAGGAAGGGCAGGTGGCCATCGCCCGCTCGCAGGCGCGCCCAAACGTGAGCGTCGTCAGCAACTACGGCCTCACCGGCTATCCGCAGGGCCTGATCCCCACGCGCAGCGACTTCGCGGACAACCTCACGGTGGGGCTGCAGGTGGCGCTGCCGATCTTTGACGGCGGGCGCATCCGCGGCGGCGTGGTGCAGGCGCAGGGCAGCCTGGAGCAGGCGCGGGCGCGGCTGGCGCAGACGCGCGAGGGCGCGGTGCTGGACGCGCGCAGCCGGCAGGAAGCGGTGGAAACGGCGCGCGCCACCCTGGCCTCCAGCGAGGGCTCGGTGGAAGAAGCGCAGCGGGCCTACGAGATCGCGCAGATCCGCTACCAGCAGGGGATCGCGACGCTG
This window encodes:
- a CDS encoding beta-propeller domain-containing protein — encoded protein: MKPLRFAPLLAALCLTLPAAAQDRGATLTPFRSETDLTAYLRRMQIVADSASKARAAAHAAWLAAQPPAPPPVPCGETRQVGRGTVAAPNGLAVITGSVRDQSGNAVAGARVTVPARLWGATTGTDGEFRLQVPDTALGGGRLALRAAAIGHSVTTTLLEMNAGDSARVSFSVCEQGLALESVVVTGAVAGAAKEEGITNTQHAGVDEGGIVKVHGNHLVVLRRGRLFTLAIGGDSLRPVDAVDAYRPGGGDGWYDEMLISGDQIVVIGYTDEGTELGVFRIGADGRIRHRDTYSLRSGDYYSSENYASRLIGTRLVVYSPVYVNAGEPLGDWMPAMRRWHADVTDDEYRRTLSATRIYRAPRVPDDGAMLHTVTTCELGVQPVECRSTAVLGSAGRVFYVSPTAVYVWAGGSHSWGPVAESALYRLPLDGSAPRALAVRGSPLDQFSFLEQDGMLNVVVSSDGSGDGMWRSQRGASALRLLRVPVSSFGTGARQVAASRYRPLPPVEDNGPLQNRFVGSHLLYGTGGGWGAAGSAAGSVQVVRIADGQSTRLTLPHAIGRIEVMGRDAVIAGASEEDLYLTGIRLGIRPSVVQRFVRRNASEGETRSHGFFYRADGDDSGMLGLPFRGEGESGYSQLTEGSAGVLFLRNADRQFRALGELVADQKSAVDDGCVASCVDWYGNARPIFLRGRVFALMGYEIVEGALDDGRLRERRRVSFAPPRRATAASN
- a CDS encoding MarR family winged helix-turn-helix transcriptional regulator — protein: MPHTLDNESDSAHRGRTAALADRLKEFQCVVTRTPMRYAIQALHAREFSLAQVSTLLALRERGAWSIGDMAQEIGLSLAATSQMVERLVREGLVHREEDPDDRRRKHLALSMQGAELLESIDRAYFQAMESAFRQVPPELVDRLEEALGGVIRHFAPDGPPQMGC
- a CDS encoding TolC family protein — encoded protein: MPYTFWKRRALPLVLGAVCTLSVPLAAQTGEPRPLSLRDALARAAASSEAVAVARGGITGARGQRITARAQRLPQINSNFSYTRTLISQFQSAAGGGAGSDTTAAPPPECATPFMPDSTLPLETRIARLEQALLCPAAGLGGLGGFDISRAGFGSTNAYQVGFSLNQPIYTGGRIGAQNRIADASLATAELEVTAQSAQVVVDVAQSYYDALLSARLLQIAESSLAQAEQTLRLSELGFQVGDKAEYDVLRARVARNNQRNGVVQARSNRDIAFFRLKQLLDLPLDETVVLTTPLNDEIAATGVTEYIEPGAADTTASARVPVRQAEQAMRIQEGQVAIARSQARPNVSVVSNYGLTGYPQGLIPTRSDFADNLTVGLQVALPIFDGGRIRGGVVQAQGSLEQARARLAQTREGAVLDARSRQEAVETARATLASSEGSVEEAQRAYEIAQIRYQQGIATLIEVNDARLALSQSQADRAQATRNLLVAEVQYRLVRDLPLGSGAGTAAPRATGTTTGAAGAAGTSSGFGTGAGASGASFGGAGASAGAAGGAGQAGINPGAGGGR
- a CDS encoding FAD-binding dehydrogenase; translation: MTHDADVIIVGAGLAGLVAAAEITGAGKRVIVVDQEPEANLGGQAFWSFGGLFLVDSPEQRRMRIRDSRELALRDWMGTAGFDREEDAWPRRWAEAYVDFAAGEKRSWLNERGIRFFPVVGWAERGGYGAIGHGNSVPRFHVTWGTGPAVVEPFIQRARQAAKDGRLTFRFRHRVDGLSMTGGVVDGVHGQVLEPSSAPRGAPSSRTEVGSFELRAQSVIVTSGGIGGNHELVRKNWPPRMGTPPARMLSGVPAHVDGRMLAITESAGGRIVNRDRMWHYTEGIQNWDPIWPMHGIRILPGPSSLWIDATGRRLPVPLFPGFDTLGTLEHIVKTGYDYTWFVLTQRIIEKEFALSGSEQNPDLTGRSIRMTLGRVLPGAPPPVEAFKQKGVDFVVERTVADLVRGMNALTPQPLIDAAALEREMAARDAQLTNPFAKDAQITAIRGARNYLGDRLVRVAKPHRLLDPAAGPLIAVRLNILTRKTLGGLETDLSARVLSAEGQPVPGLYAAGEVAGFGGGGMHGYRALEGTFLGGCIFSGRTAGRAAAAAVA